Proteins encoded in a region of the Pseudomonas denitrificans (nom. rej.) genome:
- a CDS encoding NYN domain-containing protein, producing the protein MKTIALFADVQNLYYTVRQAYGCHFNYAALWAELSAQGNIVQAYAYAIDRGDARQQQFQQILRKLGFTVKLKPYIQRADGSAKGDWDVGITIDILDAAPNVDEVVLASGDGDFDLLLDRVRAGGTDATAYGVPGLTAQALIRAASRYVPIEGALLLRS; encoded by the coding sequence TTGAAGACCATCGCCCTGTTCGCCGACGTGCAGAACCTCTACTACACCGTGCGTCAGGCCTACGGCTGCCACTTCAACTACGCGGCGTTGTGGGCCGAGCTGAGTGCCCAGGGCAACATCGTCCAGGCCTACGCCTACGCCATCGACCGCGGCGATGCCAGGCAGCAGCAGTTCCAGCAGATCCTGCGCAAGCTCGGCTTCACCGTGAAGCTCAAGCCCTACATCCAGCGCGCCGACGGCTCGGCCAAGGGTGACTGGGACGTCGGCATCACCATCGACATCCTCGACGCCGCGCCGAACGTGGACGAGGTCGTGCTGGCCTCCGGCGACGGCGATTTCGACCTGCTGCTCGACCGCGTCCGTGCCGGCGGCACCGACGCCACCGCCTACGGCGTGCCGGGCCTCACCGCCCAGGCGCTGATCCGCGCGGCCAGCCGCT